One part of the Anguilla anguilla isolate fAngAng1 chromosome 11, fAngAng1.pri, whole genome shotgun sequence genome encodes these proteins:
- the LOC118207229 gene encoding FYVE, RhoGEF and PH domain-containing protein 2-like has product MNFKTVFRIPESMIHRLSVIDIISKFEGGSLEDSQCGQKVPLQEQERPDAVKTPDAESKKYRELTDNGPVGGASCQWRGLQSFRKRSSTKRLIQRMAPPTLQEALVEEEEEEEEQEKKVKNDEKLYKIANELLETEKAYVSRLHLLDQVFFTELLQEARSSGSFPEDVVRQIFSNISSIHQFHSHFLLPELRRRMDEWGQNPRIGDVLQKVAPFLKMYGQYVKAFDRATELINTWMEKSPRFEELVLDIQKREESGNLTLQHHMLEPVQRIPRYEMLLKDYLKKLPEDSPDREGAEKSLAIIFEAAKHSNAAIADMERLEKLWEVYSMLGLEEEMVDPSNRLLREGPMVKISFRHNTRKDSHLFLFSNMLLYCVPRFSLTGAKFLIKHRLDIDGMQVKELNAAVIPNCFLLSGTTRTLEFEARSQADMEAWIKACEDAIEQNEKNSESFKSATNNQNQELQPVTVLESQELGMRAPQWIRDSLVSMCMRCGDTFNALIRRRHHCRACGHVVCWKCSDFKAALQYDDNKVNRVCRACYSILAGQTDRQGKEERKRGILEKEAGEVSERSLMCSFLTLVDRQSRTRGWFVIARDEPLILYMYAAPQDVKAQITIPLLGYQVKPHSLGDNKCAFQLSQSKQVFTFLAESEELRDRWAEVINRVANGEEPGL; this is encoded by the exons ATGAATTTTAAAACGGTTTTCAGAATACCG GAATCAATGATCCATCGACTGAGCGTTATCGATATCATATCAAAATTCGAAGGTGGAAG TTTAGAGGACAGTCAATGTGGGCAGAAGGTGCCGCTTCAAGAACAGGAACGGCCAGACGCTGTCAAGACCCCAGACGCAGAGTCGAAGAAATACAGAGAGCTGACTGACaatgggccagtagggggcgctaGCTGCCAATGGAGAGGCCTGCAGTCCTTCAGGAAGCGGTCTTCCACCAAGAGGCTAATTCAGAGGATGGCTCCGCCCACTTTGCAGGAGGCACtcgtggaggaggaagaggaggaggaagagcaggagaagAAG GTGAAAAACGACGAGAAGCTTTATAAGATTGCCAACGAGCTGCTGGAGACGGAGAAGGCCTACGTCAGTCGACTGCACCTTTTGGACCAG GTCTTCTTCACCGagctcctgcaggaggcgcGCTCCTCGGGCTCCTTCCCCGAGGACGTGGTGCGGCAGATCTTCTCCAACATCTCCTCCATCCATCAGTTCCACAGCCACTTCCTGCTGCCCGAGCTGCGGAGGCGCATGGATGAGTG ggggcagaaCCCTCGCATTGGAGATGTGCTGCAGAAGGTGGCTCCTTTCTTGAAGATGTATGGCCAGTATGTCAAGGCCTTTGACCGCGCCACTGAACTCATCAACACCTGGATGGAGAAGAGCCCTCGCTTTGAGGAGCTGGTGCTGGACATCCAG aagagggaggagagcggGAATCTGACATTGCAGCACCACATGCTGGAGCCAGTGCAGCGGATCCCACGCTATGAAATGCTGCTCAAAGACTACCTGAAAAAACTTCCGGAAGATTCCCCAGACCGAGAGGGTGCAGAGA AATCTTTGGCGATCATCTTTGAAGCCGCAAAGCACTCCAACGCGGCCATTGCAGACATG GAGCGACTGGAGAAGCTCTGGGAGGTGTACTCCATGctggggctggaggaggagatggtGGACCCCTCCAACCGGCTCCTGAGGGAGGGGCCGATGGTCAAGATCTCCTTCCGCCACAACACCCGCAAAGACAGCCACCTCTTCCTG tTCAGCAACATGCTACTCTACTGTGTGCCCAGATTCAGCCTGACAGGAGCAAAGTTCCTCATCAAACACCGCCTGGACATTGATGGCATGCAG GTGAAGGAGCTGAACGCTGCTGTGATTCCGAACTGTTTCCTCCTTTCCGGGACGACCCGCACCCTGGAGTTTGAGGCCAG GTCTCAGGCTGACATGGAGGCCTGGATCAAG GCTTGTGAGGATGCCATTGAGCAGAACGAGAAGAATTCTGAGAGCTTCAAGAGCGCCACCAACAACCAGAACCAGGAACTGCAGCCGGTCACT GTGCTGGAGAGCCAGGAGCTGGGGATGCGCGCCCCCCAGTGGATCCGGGACAGCCTGGTGTCCATGTGCATGCGCTGCGGGGACACCTTCAACGCCCTGATCCGCCGGAGACACCACTGCCGCGCCTGTGGACAC GTGGTGTGCTGGAAGTGCTCTGACTTTAAAGCCGCGCTGCAGTACGACGACAACAAGGTTAACCGCGTGTGCCGAGCATGCTACAGCATCCTGGCAgggcagacggacagacaggggaaggaggagagaaagagggggataCTGGAG AAAGAGGCTGGCGAGGTGTCGGAGAGGAGCCTGATGTGCAGTTTCCTGACCCTGGTGGACCGGCAGAGCAGAACCCGTGGCTGGTTTGTCATCGCCAGAGACGAGCCgctcatactgtacatgtatgctGCTCCTCAG GATGTAAAGGCTCAAATCACCATCCCCTTGCTGGGTTATCAAGTGAAGCCGCACTCCTTAGGGGACAACAAGTGCGCCTTTCAACTCAGCCAATCAAAGCAGGTCTTCACATTCCTGGCCGAATCAGAGGAGCTCCGAGACCGTTGGGCTGAGGTCATCAATCGGGTGGCCAATGGGGAGGAGCCGGGTCTGTAG